The following are from one region of the Trichoderma breve strain T069 chromosome 5, whole genome shotgun sequence genome:
- a CDS encoding ABC transporter transmembrane region 2 domain-containing protein yields MTEHSPSARPSTARSNITRGIAAPVGDGTQTRRSLEQTVPWKYVGYRGYSRFISSDDDFFILRRFSVLNVRVSLALQNQLVMLERQLNELDNKYEGEPQIHNGRFEGDEKDREGLISCIEEKLRKYNELILQQSALRSHKPAPSQDIKRDVTYFSEKRLDLFVSLTTPMIGLAMLVTPLWILQSTTNLQSKLIVITVFIIVFLLVLSFGMVAKPFEALGATAAYAAILMVFMQLGIN; encoded by the exons ATGACAGAACACTCCCCATCTGCGCGTCCGTCAACTGCCAGGAGCAATATCACAAGGGGAATTGCCGCACCGGTAGGGGATGGCACTCAGACCAGGCGCTCGCTGGAGCAGACCGTTCCGTGGAAATATGTCGGCTACCGTGGGTATTCAAGGTTTATTTCCTCTGACGATGACTTCTTTATCCTTCGTCGTTTCTCAGTGCTCAATGTTCGGGTTTCTTTGGCCCTTCAAAACCAGCTCGTGATGCTTGAGCGACAGCTGAACGAATTAGACAATAAGTATGAAGGCGAACCCCAAATTCACAACGGACGATTCGAGGGAGATGAAAAGGACCGGGAAGGCCTCATATCTTGTATTGAGGAGAAGTTAAGAAAGTATA ATGAGCTTATACTGCAGCAATCCGCCCTACGAAGTCACAAACCAGCTCCATCACAAGATATCAAAA GAGATGTCACCTACTTCTCCGAAAAGCGACTGgatctctttgtttctcttaCTACCCCGATGATTGGTCTTGCTATGCTCGTGACGCCCCTCTGGATCCTTCAGTCAACAACAAATCTCCAATCGAAGCTCATAGTTATAACTGTCTTTATCATCGTGTTTCTACTCGTCTTATCTTTTGGTATGGTGGCGAAACCTTTTGAAGCTTTGGGAGCGACAGCAGC GTACGCTGCTATTCTTATGGTATTTATGCAGTTGGGGATTAACTAA
- a CDS encoding alkyl sulfatase dimerization domain-containing protein has protein sequence MNPNNHDFEFAQRGLVAPLQDPIIHSDNEEIVVWNAQAYDFLESDCPETANPSLWRQGQLCSTTPGLYHVVDGVYQVRGLDLANMSIVQVPNTNKIIIVDCLTSIETARKAVELYQEYHETQHGHKPEIIALLYTHCHADHFGGAQAVIELANNPDLRIVGPDGFLKHAVSENVYAWAAMSRRAIYMYGEALDKSPTGQIGCGLGQALSVGASSLVAPNQIITKDGALRPGIQGLEIVCQLTPGTEAPAEVNFFFPGYSALCMAENATHTLHNIQTLRGAPVRDARLWSRYLDESITLFGHKTDVVFATHHWPTWKQGDEDLVNIFLSEQRDYYAYLHNETLRMMNNGSTPVEIAEEIQTPPNLASRTNLRGYYGSVSHNVKGIYDKYMGFFDGNPANLWKLPPIEEATEYVQSMGGSDKVLQLARDYQARKNLRFAATLLNHLIFSQSPNQDDAKSVLAEVYQQLGYGAENGTWRNFYLVGAYELRNGSQPVPNTMDSQSLMALSLEQLFDTLAIRLYGPDASKHAGVTIDFMVQGMPKRLETTKVGWHVRLSNGAMTGHAVPYASPPEPRDKDVGLTAWTDHKTLVQIVGSAAAGMPTKLDQYDLITVGDTENWDVITSFVQVPDSAFNIVTP, from the coding sequence ATGAACCCTAATAACCACGACTTTGAGTTCGCCCAACGCGGGCTGGTAGCACCTTTACAGGATCCAATAATCCATTCAGACAACGAGGAGATAGTTGTCTGGAATGCGCAAGCTTATGATTTCCTTGAGAGCGATTGTCCCGAAACTGCCAATCCCTCTCTATGGAGACAGGGCCAGCTCTGCAGCACCACGCCTGGTCTCTATCATGTTGTTGACGGTGTTTATCAAGTACGCGGGCTTGACTTGGCCAACATGAGTATTGTTCAAGTCCCTAATACAAATAaaatcatcattgtcgacTGCTTGACCTCTATTGAAACCGCGCGCAAAGCAGTTGAGCTATACCAGGAGTACCATGAAACTCAACATGGCCACAAACCTGAAATTATCGCTCTTCTGTATACCCATTGCCACGCCGACCATTTTGGTGGCGCACAGGCCGTCATAGAACTTGCAAATAACCCGGATCTTCGAATTGTTGGTCCAGACGGCTTTCTCAAACACGCAGTGAGCGAGAATGTGTACGCATGGGCAGCAATGTCCCGTCGGGCCATTTACATGTATGGAGAAGCATTGGATAAATCGCCCACCGGCCAGATCGGCTGTGGCCTTGGACAGGCTTTGTCCGTGGGGGCAAGCAGCTTAGTTGCACCAAATCAGATTATTACAAAAGATGGTGCGCTCAGGCCAGGCATTCAGGGCTTGGAGATTGTCTGCCAATTGACGCCGGGTACGGAAGCTCCTGCGGAAgtaaacttcttcttcccgggTTACTCTGCTCTCTGCATGGCTGAGAACGCAACCCATACGCTGCACAATATCCAGACGCTGCGAGGTGCGCCAGTTCGTGATGCTCGACTTTGGTCACGGTACCTTGATGAATCCATCACTCTATTTGGACACAAGACCGATGTGGTGTTCGCCACCCACCATTGGCCCACCTGGAAGCAAGGTGACGAAGATTTAGTCAACATCTTCCTATCAGAACAGCGCGACTACTATGCCTATCTTCATAATGAAACGCTTCGAATGATGAATAATGGCAGTACTCCCGTGGAAATTGCAGAAGAGATTCAAACACCTCCAAACTTGGCTTCGCGGACAAATCTGCGCGGCTACTATGGCTCTGTCAGTCACAACGTCAAAGGAATCTACGACAAGTATATGGGCTTCTTTGATGGCAACCCGGCAAATCTATGGAAGCTCCCTCCTATCGAAGAGGCAACCGAGTACGTTCAGTCCATGGGAGGAAGTGACAAAGTTTTGCAGCTGGCCCGAGATTACCAGGCCCGCAAAAACTTGCGTTTCGCAGCAACTCTTTTAAACCACCTTATTTTCTCACAGTCTCCCAATCAAGACGACGCAAAGTCTGTGCTAGCCGAGGTCTATCAACAGTTGGGATATGGGGCAGAAAATGGTACCTGGCGCAATTTTTATCTTGTTGGAGCTTACGAGTTGAGAAACGGATCTCAGCCAGTGCCCAATACAATGGATTCCCAGTCTCTGATGGCTCTTAGTCTAGAGCAACTGTTTGACACGCTTGCCATACGTCTGTATGGGCCAGATGCGAGTAAACATGCTGGTGTCACCATCGATTTCATGGTGCAAGGCATGCCGAAACGATTAGAAACGACAAAGGTCGGGTGGCATGTAAGGCTAAGCAACGGTGCCATGACTGGACACGCCGTCCCATATGCGTCTCCTCCGGAGCCCCGGGATAAGGACGTCGGACTTACGGCATGGACCGACCACAAGACTCTCGTTCAGATAGTTGGGAGTGCAGCAGCCGGTATGCCCACCAAGCTCGACCAATATGACCTTATTACTGTGGGCGACACCGAGAACTGGGATGTCATTACGTCTTTCGTTCAAGTTCCTGACTCCGCGTTTAACATCGTCACACCCTGA
- a CDS encoding mitochondrial carrier protein domain-containing protein, producing the protein MAAAQVTLSEPKKLEGFSLYSRFALAGAVCCSVTHGGLTPVDVVKTRIQLDPVTYNRGLIGGFRQVIQNEGAGALLTGAGPTFAGYFLQGAFKFGGYEFFKAQFINGLGQETASNNRTAIYLASSAAAEFFADIALCPLEATRIRLVSEPTYANGLVGGFSKMLKNEGVGAFYAGFGPILFKQIPYTMAKFVVFEKVSEGIFRQFPKESLSDGMQTTVNLGSGLIAGFAAAFVSQPADTMLSKINKTKGLPGEGTTTRLIKIGRELGLRGSYTGIGARLFMVGTLTAGQFAIYGDLKKALGAVGGVEIAK; encoded by the exons atggctgctgctcaggTTACTCTCTCCGAgcccaagaagctcgagggATTCTCTCTCTACTCTCGTTTCGCCCTCGCTGGTGCCGTCTGCTGCTCCGTCACCCACGGTGGTCTTACCCCCGTCGATGT CGTCAAGACCCGTATCCAGCTCGACCCTGTTACCTACAACCGTGGCCTGATCGGTGGTTTCCGCCAGGTCATCCAGAATGAGGGTGCTGGCGCTCTCCTGACTGGTGCTGGCCCTACCTTTGCTGGTTACTTCCTGCAGGGTGCCTTCAAGTTCGGTGGTTACGAGTTCTTCAAGGCCCAGTTCATCAACGGACTGGGCCAGGAGACTGCCTCCAACAACCGAACTGCCATCTACCTGGCTTCGTCCGCTGCCGCCGAGTTCTTCGCCGACATTGCCCTCTGCCCTCTTGAGGCCACCCGTATCCGTCTCGTCTCCGAGCCCACTTACGCCAACGGTCTTGTCGGTGGTTTCtccaagatgctcaagaaCGAGGGTGTCGGTGCCTTCTACGCCGGTTTCGGACCCATCCTCTTCAAGCA GATCCCTTacaccatggccaagttcgtcgtcttcgagaAGGTTTCTGAGGGCATCTTCCGCCAGTTCCCCAAGGAGAGCCTCTCCGACGGCATGCAGACCACTGTCAACCTGGGCTCTGGTCTGATTGCCGGTTTCGCCGCTGCCTTTGTTTCTCAGCCCGCCGATACCATGCTTTCCAAGAtcaacaagaccaagggTCTCCCCGGTGAGGGCACCACCACCCGTCTGATCAAGATTGGCCGTGAGCTCGGCCTCCGTGGTTCCTACACTGGTATTGGTGCCCGTCTCTTCATGGTCGGCACCCTGACTGCCGGTCAATTCGCCATCTATG GTGACCTCAAGAAGGCTCTGGGAGCTGTTGGAGGTGTCGAGATCGCCAAATAA
- a CDS encoding ankyrin repeats (many copies) domain-containing protein: MARLYVFTTLSVDKIRAIINGQQPPDKTIQQSSANKRLQTLFDKEPRWLHPKDEDDMGRRITELANSPVQLSAASEVHFPSAHEDQGHSPFYGGSDYHESSVGAGSRPSSASPSDAYSDSIHGRDIFMESQASKSCVLFDIPEESPSQSCGYRSNSMGVCSSEGPFAKFLRATTFMTESSANTTGTFRKHLTEYSEPYVKVVKRLVKRFTSPAAGLESMSQEHNMRVAWNEDWIGGPEAATVFNIDVPLPGHLLNVDFSARFGHIRSIAPTWEDWLTQSQGTFHWMTPEGPSPGAHMYISTQTSRHDALLLDRHRHTVLHFLAAYAPFPVLYQALASGTVKDIVNYQNTAGQTFMHVLRDDVSVGPDHIEELIRVARALNFNMLARDCYGRSPLHVLTMQGKTIRLHSLHDLDPREYLQRDALGFVPIVENLSPVRPHFGDGLSSDVLGLRHYAILHPALDPTLSNDPAVSQESQLVQNIRVSMENRYHEDEFGHNGLHCLAMATLSLGSIAEKHGLDKGTESFGPRENRKVVDSSEQIMELRLDLLRALLDAGQDPNHRDVFGNTPLMAFAAALPEENEYKRGPLILQLLIERGADVEARNKRGETALHIAVRFHRKLAVRTLVKGGANVDARNCEFQSLLEVCDEKMQSEPQAYSKYLACRGWLSGAAHAVQSPTFWQEWEVKNRVLVE; the protein is encoded by the exons ATGGCTAGGCTCTATGTGTTTACAACACTGTCGGTTGATAAGATTcgcgccatcatcaacggaCAACAGCCTCCCGACAAGACTATCCA GCAGAGCTCCGCAAACAAGAGACTCCAGACGCTCTTTGACAAGGAGccgcgatggcttcatcccaaagacgaagacgataTGGGGCGGCGAATCACCGAGCTGGCCAACTCGCCAGTTCAACTCAGTGCTGCGTCAGAAGTGCACTTTCCCTCTGCTCACGAGGACCAAGGACACTCCCCGTTCTATGGTGGGAGCGATTACCATGAAAGCAGCGTGGGAGCGGgatcaaggccgtcgagtGCGTCCCCAAGCGATGCATATTCGGACTCGATCCATGGTCGCGATATCTTCATGGAATCGCAAGCGTCCAAATCCTGCGTCCTCTTCGACATACCGGAGGAAAGCCCCAGCCAGAGCTGCGGATACCGGAGTAACTCTATGGGTGTTTGTTCAAGCGAGGGCCCGTTTGCCAAGTTCCTCCGCGCGACAACTTTCATGACTGAGTCAAGTGCCAACACCACGGGCACATTCAGGAAACACCTTACTGAATATTCAGAACCTTATGTCAAGGTAGTCAAGCGTCTCGTCAAGAGGTTCACTTCACCGGCAGCCGGCCTGGAGAGCATGTCTCAAGAACACAACATGCGTGTGGCTTGGAACGAAGACTGGATCGGCGGCCCTGAAGCAGCCACGGTGTTTAACATCGATGTTCCTTTACCGGGACACCTCCTGAATGTGGACTTTTCCGCCCGGTTCGGCCATATTCGCAGCATTGCGCCGACATGGGAGGACTGGTTAACCCAGTCTCAGGGAACTTTCCACTGGATGACACCTGAAGGACCATCGCCTGGTGCTCACATGTACATCTCTACGCAAACCAGCAGACAtgatgctctgctgctggatcgcCATCGGCACACCGTGCTGCATTTCCTGGCGGCTTACGCTCCCTTCCCGGTATTATACCAAGCTCTCGCAAGCGGTACCGTCAAGGACATTGTCAATTATCAGAATACTGCGGGGCAAACGTTCATGCATGTCCTCAGAGATGATGTATCTGTTGGTCCTGATCATATTGAAGAATTGATCAGAGTTGCACGGGCCTTGAACTTCAACATGCTTGCGCGAGACTGCTACGGCCGCTCTCCCTTACATGTTCTCACCATGCAGGGCAAGACGATACGCTTACATTCTTTGCACGATCTCGACCCTCGTGAGTATCTTCAACGCGATGCGCTCGGCTTTGTACCCATCGTTGAGAATCTCAGTCCTGTACGGCCCCACTTTGGTGATGGGCTGAGTTCAGATGTGTTGGGGCTACGTCATTACGCAATACTGCATCCAGCCCTCGACCCTACACTGAGTAACGATCCTGCGGTGTCGCAAGAGAGTCAGCTTGTGCAAAACATCAGGGTATCGATGGAGAATCGGTACCATGAGGATGAATTCGGCCACAATGGACTCCATTGCCTTGCCATGGCGACGTTAAGTTTGGGCAGCATCGCGGAGAAACACGGATTGGATAAGGGGACGGAGAGCTTCGGCCCACGCGAGAACCGAAAGGTGGTAGATTCGTCAGAGCAGATAATGGAACTTCGGCTTGATCTACTGAGGGCTTTGCTTGATGCTGGGCAAGATCCGAACCATAGGGACGTGTTCGGCAACACTCCTCTCATGGCATTCGCTGCGGCACTGCCTGAGGAGAATGAATACAAGCGTGGGCCTCTCATCTTGCAACTACTCATTGAGAGGGGAGCCGATGTCGAGGCACGCAacaagagaggagagacggCGCTGCACATTGCCGTGCGCTTCCACCGAAAGCTCGCGGTTAGAACCCTGGTCAAGGGGGGAGCCAACGTTGATGCCCGAAATTGCGAGTTCCAAAGCCTGCTCGAGGTTTGTGACGAGAAGATGCAGTCTGAGCCTCAAGCGTACTCGAAATACTTGGCATGCCGAGGTTGGTTGAGCGGCGCGGCTCATGCGGTGCAGTCTCCCACTTTTTGGCAGGAATGGGAGGTCAAAAACCGTGTGCTCGTTGAATGA